The following are from one region of the Pantanalinema sp. genome:
- a CDS encoding tetratricopeptide repeat protein, which translates to MKSFISAFIDREIADVQSLEAILRRELDGKSVDEKGVALRHGISQANLRRGSCRREQALGVLSRLLAELCVARGDFSGALTHYKLASRELAGVLTPDERAKLALDQAWIYHYLGNYPTSLDLCAEAQRILAPLAGTSLEGLAHSLRGINLYRLGRLDEALFAHAAAYSLRKKAGDQAAQAASLNNLGNVHLDRGDWDEADLCYRESLGHYRKLEAEDREAALENNLGNLSANRGDFREAEAHHARALSLRSHLGDRFGSGASRCALAWAWLRAGKIDEAIQGFRRGLRLLEVSGAAELRSEGLLGLAQALLVAGETEEARRLLHQALDDARRTRNVLQQGAAHLQLARLERLEGNLAEAQEALGVALNHLEHVGSRFEIARGHLEAAHLQVARKQRDRARESLAQALRVFEQLGAKPERVEALALEARLATKGASR; encoded by the coding sequence ATGAAATCGTTCATCAGCGCCTTCATCGATCGCGAGATCGCGGACGTCCAGAGCCTCGAGGCCATCCTGCGGCGCGAGCTGGACGGCAAGAGCGTCGACGAGAAGGGCGTGGCCCTGCGCCACGGCATCAGCCAGGCGAACCTGCGCCGCGGGAGCTGCCGGCGCGAGCAGGCCCTCGGGGTGCTCTCCAGGCTGCTCGCAGAGCTGTGCGTGGCGCGCGGGGACTTCTCGGGCGCCCTCACCCACTACAAGCTGGCGAGCCGGGAGCTCGCGGGCGTCCTGACGCCGGACGAACGCGCCAAGCTCGCCCTGGATCAGGCGTGGATCTACCACTACCTGGGCAACTACCCGACCAGCCTCGATCTGTGCGCCGAGGCCCAGCGCATCCTCGCGCCACTTGCCGGAACGAGCCTCGAGGGCCTCGCCCACAGCCTGCGGGGCATCAACCTCTACCGCCTGGGTCGCCTGGACGAGGCCCTCTTCGCCCACGCCGCGGCCTACTCCCTGCGCAAGAAGGCCGGCGATCAAGCCGCTCAGGCCGCGAGCCTCAACAATCTCGGCAACGTCCACCTGGATCGCGGCGACTGGGACGAGGCGGACCTCTGCTACCGCGAGAGCCTCGGGCACTACCGCAAGCTCGAAGCGGAGGATCGCGAGGCCGCGCTCGAGAACAACCTCGGCAACCTGTCGGCCAACCGCGGCGACTTCCGCGAGGCCGAGGCACACCACGCGCGAGCGCTCTCGCTGCGCTCCCACCTGGGCGATCGCTTCGGCTCCGGCGCCTCGCGCTGCGCCCTGGCCTGGGCCTGGCTGCGCGCGGGCAAGATCGACGAGGCGATCCAGGGCTTCCGGCGCGGGCTGCGCCTCCTCGAGGTCTCGGGCGCTGCCGAGCTGAGGAGCGAAGGCCTCCTCGGTCTCGCCCAGGCCCTCTTGGTCGCGGGCGAGACCGAAGAGGCCCGGCGCCTCCTGCACCAGGCGCTCGACGACGCCCGCCGCACCCGCAACGTCCTGCAGCAGGGCGCCGCCCACCTCCAGCTCGCCCGTCTGGAGCGGCTCGAGGGAAACCTCGCCGAGGCGCAGGAGGCCCTGGGGGTGGCCCTCAACCACCTGGAGCACGTGGGCTCGCGCTTCGAGATCGCCCGGGGCCACCTGGAGGCCGCCCATCTCCAGGTCGCGCGCAAGCAGCGCGATCGCGCCCGCGAGAGCCTGGCGCAGGCCCTGCGCGTGTTCGAGCAACTGGGCGCCAAGCCCGAGCGCGTCGAGGCCCTCGCCCTCGAGGCGCGCCTCGCGACGAAGGGGGCGAGCCGGTGA
- a CDS encoding YaaR family protein, translating into MIRIGEMFPNEPGKGIGPLGPGSARAASAPGTFAQQFEATRAGAQPRTVDSFIADVDAQAKLLLKSPTPAHVAHFRDAVRRFLKSVNDKLGKVEKRTDRRNRTLIILKELDEKLAALTDGILSGQAHAIDIAASINEIRGMLLDLLI; encoded by the coding sequence ATGATCCGCATCGGCGAGATGTTCCCGAACGAGCCCGGCAAGGGCATCGGCCCGCTGGGGCCGGGCTCGGCGCGCGCGGCGAGCGCCCCGGGCACCTTCGCCCAGCAGTTCGAGGCCACCCGGGCGGGTGCTCAGCCCCGTACCGTGGACTCCTTCATCGCCGACGTGGACGCGCAGGCCAAGCTGCTGCTCAAGAGCCCGACCCCGGCGCACGTGGCCCACTTCCGCGACGCGGTGAGGCGCTTCCTCAAGTCGGTCAACGACAAGCTGGGCAAGGTGGAGAAGCGGACCGACCGGCGCAACCGGACGCTCATCATCCTGAAGGAGCTGGACGAGAAGCTCGCCGCGCTCACGGACGGCATCCTGAGCGGCCAGGCGCATGCCATCGACATCGCCGCCTCCATCAACGAGATCCGGGGCATGCTGCTCGATTTGCTGATCTAG